In Limanda limanda chromosome 21, fLimLim1.1, whole genome shotgun sequence, a genomic segment contains:
- the fscn2b gene encoding fascin-2b isoform X1: MPANGNRPLKLQFGLINHDSRYLTAESFGFKVNASAPSLKKKQIWTLEQDSQDTQVVFMRSHLGRYLASDKDGKVTCEADGHNSDCRFLIVAQSDGRWALQSEQHLRFFGGSRDYLSCFAQIITDAELWAVHLALHPQANLLSVARKRYAHLSADDGEIAVDMNIPWGVAALLTLVYLDGKYCLKTCDSRFLSNDGKLLTQSGRATAYTLELKCGKLAFKDCEGKYLSPMGPTGTLRSGRCSKPGKDELFDLEESHPQVVLMAANGRYVSLRQGVSLAANQEDETDMETFQMEIDKETRKCTFRSSQGNYWALVAHGGIQSSATELSANTMFAVEWLDHKVALKANNGKYICIKKNGQLLAVSDSIGTSLFGLTSGFLISPSLHSPGEDEQLTLKLINRPMLILRGENGFICHHKNSNALDASRSVYDIFTLQFSNGAYNIKGVDGRFWYVNSTGLVCSDGEAPEDFSLELLEHGRLAIRCKNGKYLRGDQGGTLKGDGHSLSSSALWEY, encoded by the exons ATGCCTGCCAATGGGAACCGCCCCTTGAAGTTGCAGTTTGGTCTGATCAACCACGACTCTCGCTACCTTACTGCTGAGAGCTTTGGCTTCAAG gTGAACGCATCGGCCCCCagcctgaagaagaagcagataTGGACTCTAGAGCAGGACTCCCAGGACACCCAGGTAGTCTTCATGCGCAGCCACCTGGGACGCTACCTGGCCTCCGACAAGGATGGCAAGGTCACCTGCGAGGCAGACGGGCACAACTCCGACTGCCGTTTCCTCATCGTGGCTCAGTCTGATGGTCGCTGGGCCCTGCAGTCTGAGCAGCACCTGCGCTTCTTCGGCGGCTCTCGGGACTACCTGTCCTGCTTTGCGCAGATTATCACAGATGCTGAGCTGTGGGCAGTGCACCTGGCTCTACATCCGCAGGCCAACCTGCTGTCTGTGGCCCGCAAGCGTTACGCCCACCTCTCGGCAGACGATGGGGAGATTGCCGTGGATATGAACATTCCCTGGGGCGTGGCAGCACTCCTCACCCTCGTCTACCTGGATGGGAAGTACTGCCTAAAGACCTGCGACAGCCGCTTCCTCAGCAATGATGGAAAGCTCCTGACACAGAGTGGAAGGGCCACTGCGTACACGCTAGAGCTGAAGTGTGGGAAGCTGGCCTTTAAAGACTGTGAGGGGAAGTATTTGTCTCCTATGGGGCCTACGGGCACCCTGAGGTCTGGACGCTGCTCCAAGCCGGGCAAAGATGAACTGTTTGACCTGGAGGAGAGTCACCCACAAGTGGTTCTGATGGCAGCCAATGGGCGATATGTCTCCCTAAGACAAG GGGTCAGCCTCGCAGCCAATCAGGAAGATGAGACGGACATGGAGACGTTTCAGATGGAGATTGACAAGGAGACCAGGAAGTGCACGTTTCGCTCCAGCCAAGGGAACTACTGGGCCCTGGTGGCCCACGGAGGCATCCAGAGCTCCGCCACTGAATT GTCAGCAAACACCATGTTTGCAGTGGAGTGGCTTGATCACAAGGTGGCACTAAAGGCTAACAATGGAAAATACATCTGCATCAAGAAGAATGGCCAACTCCTCGCTGTCAGTGACTCCATAGGTACGAGCCTTTTTGGTTTGACCTCTGGCTTTCTCATCAGCCCATCTCTCCACTCAC CAGGTGAGGACGAGCAACTCACCCTGAAACTGATCAACCGACCCATGCTGATCCTGAGAGGAGAGAACGGCTTCATCTGCCACCACAAGAACTCCAACGCCCTGGACGCCAGCAGATCAGTCTATGACATTTTCACCCTGCAGTTCAGTAACGGGGCCTAcaacatcaaag GTGTGGACGGCCGGTTCTGGTACGTGAACAGCACCGGGCTGGTGTGCTCGGACGGCGAGGCCCCTGAGGACTTCAGTCTGGAGCTGCTTGAGCACGGCCGCCTCGCCATCCGATGCAAGAACGGCAAATACCTGCGTGGGGACCAGGGAGGCACGCTGAAGGGAGACGGACACAGCCTGAGCAGCTCAGCGCTGTGGGAGTATTAA
- the faap100 gene encoding Fanconi anemia core complex-associated protein 100 gives MDGRCAVDTWTQFGCTHASFSPRITFGLGTDVYICTGSDEVYVFNTRERKVTAVLQFPAPVSDLSESHDKQLLYVSCGSGVYCFSPLLLLSRAQTSPADASSRPAVLKISSESLVVGEEGVSSLLLVGSVLLILSQRETSWLLSLYKTQAQSSSYELLSSFSLPLVSAGAQGDTERAGMRRRPVLSCVHSGDPSSTLSDSHIHLKPVLFKLLFGIDTALAKSPVILFGLPDGRLCFLPLRLPGSRLRVLHSLEQPVVFVGASVVKETDPGHAQCLVAMGEQGRVVLMKAIKGGSEGAGSTAGFIEGCVPGPVVCGSVDQHHLYYSTGSDLLLLDLSEGSSGREGQERDEETSSKTPAALQSPTSLNVCGVMTLAALEHNTAGGVQLLGLSVRGQLQRIVLPEGRQDVGVSSQTSSHGGRSVRDLLSAIGGVCERVSALKTTIKSKNQILRHLNQVLNVSFLLTARTNAEEHPPVQEKQIRCRAMTRWSRLLQKDFLTLTCVLDNSSPYVLEQGWTLSVTVFPVSYSPSAGGESSSTNFSFPFHDLHPGETLEVSLPLAAAGDTCFPLRVACSLIFSLSSLLAEEERTHLPDLQSGCISLPLDTLTVDWLHALQLSRPTTHPINKNSTCQSSNITTDTVQAFLSSHRTRCIGRGGGGESAAKAEQYSARFRVSSELLGDALVETSDPQNLCIALLDWLLSEGPGGGRTGQQGDKSSLSSSVVQARGPNGETVKLSAKEVNIGEESSGKEESLSTIEVQVDSSSIAAVCGLHHAVLHRIQALLQRAPESTASTKRVLSSGLRRALQRAERLLPQIQQSRISGVFGDGTSTGQMTRSLLAIYQELRENPLLII, from the exons atGGACGGACGCTGTGCTGTTGACACATGGACACAGTTCGGCTGCACACACGCATCTTTCTCACCGAGGATCACGTTCGGTTTAGGGACAGATGTTTACATCTGCACAGGCAGCGATGAAGTCTACGTCTTCAACACTCGAGAGAGAAAAGTAACT GCTGTCCTCCAGTTCCCTGCCCCTGTGAGTGACCTGTCTGAGAGTCATGACAAACAGCTCCTCTATGTGTCCTGTGGTAGTGGAGTTTACTGTTTCAGCCCTCTACTTCTGCTGTCCAG GGCTCAAACCTCCCCGGCTGATGCCTCCTCCCGTCCAGCTGTGCTGAAGATCTCCTCTGAATCCCTGGTGGTTGGAGAGGAAGGTGTGTCGTCGCTGCTCCTCGTCGGCTCTGTGCTCCTGATCCTCTCTCAGAGAGAAACGTCCTGGCTGCTGAGTCTGtacaaaacacaagcacagtCCAGCAGCTACGAGCTGCTCAGTTCCTTCAGTCTGCCACTGGTCTCAGCTGGTGCACAGGGTGACACTGAGAGAGCAGGAATGAGAAGGAGGCCTGTGCTGTCTTGTGTCCACTCTGGCGACCCATCGTCCACCTTATCCGACAGTCATATCCACCTCAAACCTGTCCTTTTCAAACTTCTCTTTGGGATTGATACCGCCCTCGCCAAATCACCGGTTATCCTTTTCGGCCTTCCAGATGGACGCCTGTGTTTCCTCCCTCTGCGTCTCCCAGGATCACGGCTCCGAGTCCTGCATAGCCTGGAGCAGCCAGTCGTGTTTGTCGGAGCATCTGTTGTCAAGGAAACGGATCCAGGACATGCGCAATGTTTGGTGGCAATGGGGGAACAAGGGAGAGTGGTGCTGATGAAGGCTATTAAGGGAGGATCAGAGGGAGCGGGGAGCACAGCTGGTTTTATTGAAGGGTGTGTACCGGGGCCTGTGGTGTGTGGCTCTGTGGATCAACACCATCTTTACTACAGCACTGGTTCAGACCTGTTGCTGCTGGATCTGTCAGAGGGATCATCTGGGAGAGAAGGACAGGAAAGGGATGAGGAGACATCCAGTAAGACACCTGCTGCCCTCCAAAGCCCCAccagtttgaatgtgtgtggagTCATGACCTTGGCTGCACTTGAACACAACACGGCAG GTGGAGTTCAGCTGCTGGGGCTGTCTGTCAGAGGACAGCTCCAGAGGATTGTCCTACCTGAGGGGCGACAGGACGTAGGGGTGTCCAGTCAGACTTCCTCTCATGGTGGCCGCAGCGTCAGGGATCTCCTGTCTGCAATCGGGGGGGTGTGTGAAAG AGTTTCGGCGCTGAAAACTACCATCAAATCCAAAAACCAAATTCTGCGGCACCTGAATCAGGTGCTCAACGTCAGCTTCCTGCTGACAGCCAGGACAAATGCTGAAGAACATCCACCCGTGCAGGAGAAGCAAATTCGATGCCGAGCCATGACCAGATGGAGCAGGCTGCTCCAGAAAGACTTCCTGACCCTAACATGTGTCCTGGATAATTCCAGTCCTTATGTTTTGGAGCAGGGCTGGACACTGAGCGTTactgtgtttcctgtgtcctACTCACCCAGCGCAGGAGGGGAAAGCTCCTCCACAAATTTTTCATTCCCATTTCACGATCTCCATCCAGGGGAAACATTAGAAGTGTCGCTACCCCTCGCAGCTGCAGGCGACACATGCTTCCCTTTGAGGGTGGCCTGCTCgctcatcttctctctctcgaGTCTcctggcagaggaggagaggacgcaCCTCCCCGACCTGCAGAGCGGTTGTATCAGTTTGCCCTTGGACACACTGACGGTAGATTGGCTGCACGCTCTGCAGCTGAGCCGTCCCACGACCCATCCCATCAACAAAAACTCCACATGTCAATCCAGCAACATCACAACAGATACCGTCCAAGCTTTTCTAAGCTCACACCGGACTCGGTGTAtcggaagaggaggaggaggagagagtgcagCGAAGGCTGAGCAGTACTCGGCCAGGTTTCGGGTGTCGTCCGAGCTTCTTGGGGACGCACTGGTGGAAACCTCAGATCCTCAAAATCTGTGCATTGCTCTTCTGGACTGGCTGTTGTCTGAAGgtccaggaggagggaggacgggACAACAAGGAGACAAGTCGTCACTGAGCAGCTCTGTTGTCCAAGCTCGAGGTCCAAATGGAGAAACGGTCAAACTGAGTGCTAAAGAG GTGAACATAGGGGAGGAGAGCTCGGGGAAGGAGGAGTCCCTGAGCACGATAGAAGTTCAGGTAGACAGTTCATCTATTGCAGCAGTGTGTGGACTGCACCATGCTGTGTTGCACCGgatacag GCTCTGCTGCAGAGAGCTCCTGAGAGCACTGCTTCCACAAAGAGGGTCCTGAGCTCAGGTTTGAGACGGGCACTTCAGCGGGCCGAG cgcCTGTTACCGCAGATCCAGCAAAGTCGAATCTCGGGGGTGTTTGGCGACGGGACGTCCACGGGGCAGATGACCCGATCTCTTCTCGCCATTTATCAAGAACTCAGAGAAAACCCTCTCCTTATAAtataa
- the fscn2b gene encoding fascin-2b isoform X3: protein MPANGNRPLKLQFGLINHDSRYLTAESFGFKVNASAPSLKKKQIWTLEQDSQDTQVVFMRSHLGRYLASDKDGKVTCEADGHNSDCRFLIVAQSDGRWALQSEQHLRFFGGSRDYLSCFAQIITDAELWAVHLALHPQANLLSVARKRYAHLSADDGEIAVDMNIPWGVAALLTLVYLDGKYCLKTCDSRFLSNDGKLLTQSGRATAYTLELKCGKLAFKDCEGKYLSPMGPTGTLRSGRCSKPGKDELFDLEESHPQVVLMAANGRYVSLRQGVSLAANQEDETDMETFQMEIDKETRKCTFRSSQGNYWALVAHGGIQSSATELSANTMFAVEWLDHKVALKANNGKYICIKKNGQLLAVSDSIGEDEQLTLKLINRPMLILRGENGFICHHKNSNALDASRSVYDIFTLQFSNGAYNIKGVDGRFWYVNSTGLVCSDGEAPEDFSLELLEHGRLAIRCKNGKYLRGDQGGTLKGDGHSLSSSALWEY from the exons ATGCCTGCCAATGGGAACCGCCCCTTGAAGTTGCAGTTTGGTCTGATCAACCACGACTCTCGCTACCTTACTGCTGAGAGCTTTGGCTTCAAG gTGAACGCATCGGCCCCCagcctgaagaagaagcagataTGGACTCTAGAGCAGGACTCCCAGGACACCCAGGTAGTCTTCATGCGCAGCCACCTGGGACGCTACCTGGCCTCCGACAAGGATGGCAAGGTCACCTGCGAGGCAGACGGGCACAACTCCGACTGCCGTTTCCTCATCGTGGCTCAGTCTGATGGTCGCTGGGCCCTGCAGTCTGAGCAGCACCTGCGCTTCTTCGGCGGCTCTCGGGACTACCTGTCCTGCTTTGCGCAGATTATCACAGATGCTGAGCTGTGGGCAGTGCACCTGGCTCTACATCCGCAGGCCAACCTGCTGTCTGTGGCCCGCAAGCGTTACGCCCACCTCTCGGCAGACGATGGGGAGATTGCCGTGGATATGAACATTCCCTGGGGCGTGGCAGCACTCCTCACCCTCGTCTACCTGGATGGGAAGTACTGCCTAAAGACCTGCGACAGCCGCTTCCTCAGCAATGATGGAAAGCTCCTGACACAGAGTGGAAGGGCCACTGCGTACACGCTAGAGCTGAAGTGTGGGAAGCTGGCCTTTAAAGACTGTGAGGGGAAGTATTTGTCTCCTATGGGGCCTACGGGCACCCTGAGGTCTGGACGCTGCTCCAAGCCGGGCAAAGATGAACTGTTTGACCTGGAGGAGAGTCACCCACAAGTGGTTCTGATGGCAGCCAATGGGCGATATGTCTCCCTAAGACAAG GGGTCAGCCTCGCAGCCAATCAGGAAGATGAGACGGACATGGAGACGTTTCAGATGGAGATTGACAAGGAGACCAGGAAGTGCACGTTTCGCTCCAGCCAAGGGAACTACTGGGCCCTGGTGGCCCACGGAGGCATCCAGAGCTCCGCCACTGAATT GTCAGCAAACACCATGTTTGCAGTGGAGTGGCTTGATCACAAGGTGGCACTAAAGGCTAACAATGGAAAATACATCTGCATCAAGAAGAATGGCCAACTCCTCGCTGTCAGTGACTCCATAG GTGAGGACGAGCAACTCACCCTGAAACTGATCAACCGACCCATGCTGATCCTGAGAGGAGAGAACGGCTTCATCTGCCACCACAAGAACTCCAACGCCCTGGACGCCAGCAGATCAGTCTATGACATTTTCACCCTGCAGTTCAGTAACGGGGCCTAcaacatcaaag GTGTGGACGGCCGGTTCTGGTACGTGAACAGCACCGGGCTGGTGTGCTCGGACGGCGAGGCCCCTGAGGACTTCAGTCTGGAGCTGCTTGAGCACGGCCGCCTCGCCATCCGATGCAAGAACGGCAAATACCTGCGTGGGGACCAGGGAGGCACGCTGAAGGGAGACGGACACAGCCTGAGCAGCTCAGCGCTGTGGGAGTATTAA
- the fscn2b gene encoding fascin-2b isoform X2: protein MPANGNRPLKLQFGLINHDSRYLTAESFGFKVNASAPSLKKKQIWTLEQDSQDTQVVFMRSHLGRYLASDKDGKVTCEADGHNSDCRFLIVAQSDGRWALQSEQHLRFFGGSRDYLSCFAQIITDAELWAVHLALHPQANLLSVARKRYAHLSADDGEIAVDMNIPWGVAALLTLVYLDGKYCLKTCDSRFLSNDGKLLTQSGRATAYTLELKCGKLAFKDCEGKYLSPMGPTGTLRSGRCSKPGKDELFDLEESHPQVVLMAANGRYVSLRQGVSLAANQEDETDMETFQMEIDKETRKCTFRSSQGNYWALVAHGGIQSSATELSANTMFAVEWLDHKVALKANNGKYICIKKNGQLLAVSDSIGEDEQLTLKLINRPMLILRGENGFICHHKNSNALDASRSVYDIFTLQFSNGAYNIKGQAGVDGRFWYVNSTGLVCSDGEAPEDFSLELLEHGRLAIRCKNGKYLRGDQGGTLKGDGHSLSSSALWEY from the exons ATGCCTGCCAATGGGAACCGCCCCTTGAAGTTGCAGTTTGGTCTGATCAACCACGACTCTCGCTACCTTACTGCTGAGAGCTTTGGCTTCAAG gTGAACGCATCGGCCCCCagcctgaagaagaagcagataTGGACTCTAGAGCAGGACTCCCAGGACACCCAGGTAGTCTTCATGCGCAGCCACCTGGGACGCTACCTGGCCTCCGACAAGGATGGCAAGGTCACCTGCGAGGCAGACGGGCACAACTCCGACTGCCGTTTCCTCATCGTGGCTCAGTCTGATGGTCGCTGGGCCCTGCAGTCTGAGCAGCACCTGCGCTTCTTCGGCGGCTCTCGGGACTACCTGTCCTGCTTTGCGCAGATTATCACAGATGCTGAGCTGTGGGCAGTGCACCTGGCTCTACATCCGCAGGCCAACCTGCTGTCTGTGGCCCGCAAGCGTTACGCCCACCTCTCGGCAGACGATGGGGAGATTGCCGTGGATATGAACATTCCCTGGGGCGTGGCAGCACTCCTCACCCTCGTCTACCTGGATGGGAAGTACTGCCTAAAGACCTGCGACAGCCGCTTCCTCAGCAATGATGGAAAGCTCCTGACACAGAGTGGAAGGGCCACTGCGTACACGCTAGAGCTGAAGTGTGGGAAGCTGGCCTTTAAAGACTGTGAGGGGAAGTATTTGTCTCCTATGGGGCCTACGGGCACCCTGAGGTCTGGACGCTGCTCCAAGCCGGGCAAAGATGAACTGTTTGACCTGGAGGAGAGTCACCCACAAGTGGTTCTGATGGCAGCCAATGGGCGATATGTCTCCCTAAGACAAG GGGTCAGCCTCGCAGCCAATCAGGAAGATGAGACGGACATGGAGACGTTTCAGATGGAGATTGACAAGGAGACCAGGAAGTGCACGTTTCGCTCCAGCCAAGGGAACTACTGGGCCCTGGTGGCCCACGGAGGCATCCAGAGCTCCGCCACTGAATT GTCAGCAAACACCATGTTTGCAGTGGAGTGGCTTGATCACAAGGTGGCACTAAAGGCTAACAATGGAAAATACATCTGCATCAAGAAGAATGGCCAACTCCTCGCTGTCAGTGACTCCATAG GTGAGGACGAGCAACTCACCCTGAAACTGATCAACCGACCCATGCTGATCCTGAGAGGAGAGAACGGCTTCATCTGCCACCACAAGAACTCCAACGCCCTGGACGCCAGCAGATCAGTCTATGACATTTTCACCCTGCAGTTCAGTAACGGGGCCTAcaacatcaaaggtcag GCAGGTGTGGACGGCCGGTTCTGGTACGTGAACAGCACCGGGCTGGTGTGCTCGGACGGCGAGGCCCCTGAGGACTTCAGTCTGGAGCTGCTTGAGCACGGCCGCCTCGCCATCCGATGCAAGAACGGCAAATACCTGCGTGGGGACCAGGGAGGCACGCTGAAGGGAGACGGACACAGCCTGAGCAGCTCAGCGCTGTGGGAGTATTAA